In one Ochotona princeps isolate mOchPri1 chromosome 16, mOchPri1.hap1, whole genome shotgun sequence genomic region, the following are encoded:
- the UPK1A gene encoding uroplakin-1a, which translates to MAPAEEVEKGSPVVVGLLVVGNIIILLSGLALFAETVWVTADQYRVYPLMGVSGKDDVFAGAWIAIFCGFSFFVVASFGVGAALCRSRPMILTYLVLMLIVYIFECASCITAYTHRDYMVSTPSLITKQMLTFYSADSDQGRELTRLWDRIMIEQECCGTSGPMDWVNYTSAFRAATPEVVYPWPPLCCRRTANFIPVNEEGCRLGHLDYIFSKGCFHHIGHAIDSYTWGISWFGFAILMWTLPVMLITMYFYTTL; encoded by the exons ATGGCTCCTGCAGAAGAAGTGGAGAAAGGGTCTCCAGTGGTGGTGGGGTTGCTGGTCGTGGGCAACATCATTATTCTG ctgtctggcctggccctgttcGCGGAGACAGTGTGGGTGACAGCCGACCAGTACCGCGTGTATCCACTGATGGGCGTCTCAGGCAAAGACGACGTCTTCGCGGGCGCCTGGATCGCCATCTTCTGCGGCTTCTCCTTCTTCGTGGTGGCCAGCTTCGGGGTGGGCGCAGCACTCTGCCGCAGCCGCCCCATGATCCTCACG TACCTGGTCCTCATGCTCATTGTCTATATCTTCGAGTGTGCCTCCTGCATCACCGCCTACACACACCGGGATTAT ATGGTGTCCACCCCATCCCTGATCACCAAGCAGATGCTGACCTTCTACAGTGCTGACAGCGACCAGGGCCGGGAGCTGACTCGCCTCTGGGACCGCATCATGATCGAG CAAGAATGCTgtggcacttccggtcccatggacTGGGTGAACTACACATCGGCCTTCCGGGCGGCCACACCAGAGGTGGTGTACCCCTGGCCCCCACTGTGCTGCCGCCGGACTGCCAACTTCATCCCTGTCAACGAAGAGGGCTGTCGTCTGGGCCACCTGGATTACATATTCAGCAAG ggctgcttTCACCACATCGGCCATGCCATCGACAGCTACACGTGGGGCATCTCATGGTTTGGCTTTGCCATCCTGATGTGGACG CTCCCGGTCATGCTGATCACCATGTATTTTTACACCACACTCTGA